A single Pseudanabaenaceae cyanobacterium SKYG29 DNA region contains:
- the radA gene encoding DNA repair protein RadA: MAKVKYRYVCNECGGEFLQMFGRCPDCGAWNSLQEVKLTAKTRLDLPGETIYPQTALSLAEINHSAHQRLTSGYGELDRVLGGGLVPGSLVLIGGEPGIGKSTLLLAVAAKLARAQTVLYVCAEESVQQVKMRAQRLGINEEETTQLYLLPEIDLDVILRELQTLRPGIVIIDSIQSLYLSSLSSAPGSVAQVRECTAVLMRFAKKENSTLLIVGHVTKEGTLAGPKVLEHLVDTVLYFEGDRFASYRLLRAVKNRFGATQEVGILEMLDQGLAEVSNPSALFLGNREQPAPGTATIVSCEGSRPLVVELQALVSPTSYASPRRTATGIETNRFLQILAVLEKRLGIPLSKLDAYVASAGGLSVSEPAVDLGVAIAVAASFKDRIVDPATVFIGEVGLGGQIRAVSQLEARLREAAKLGFQRAVIPKTNLGLDYGLKIVPVASVKEAILAMPTS, encoded by the coding sequence TTGGCTAAGGTAAAATATCGTTACGTCTGTAATGAATGCGGCGGCGAATTTCTCCAGATGTTTGGTCGCTGTCCTGATTGCGGTGCTTGGAATTCTCTACAAGAAGTAAAGTTGACTGCCAAAACCAGATTGGACTTGCCCGGGGAAACAATCTACCCCCAAACAGCTCTGTCTCTGGCTGAAATTAATCACTCTGCCCACCAGAGATTGACTTCTGGGTACGGGGAACTCGATCGGGTTTTAGGCGGTGGTTTAGTGCCTGGTTCCTTGGTTTTAATTGGGGGTGAGCCTGGGATTGGCAAAAGTACGCTTTTATTGGCAGTTGCGGCTAAATTAGCACGGGCACAAACTGTCCTCTATGTCTGTGCTGAAGAATCAGTACAACAGGTCAAAATGCGGGCGCAGCGCCTTGGTATCAACGAAGAGGAAACGACACAGCTGTATCTTTTGCCCGAAATTGATTTAGATGTGATTCTGCGGGAATTACAGACTTTACGCCCTGGTATTGTCATTATTGATAGCATTCAATCTCTCTACCTCAGTTCCCTTAGTTCTGCTCCTGGCTCTGTTGCCCAAGTGCGGGAATGTACGGCAGTCCTGATGCGCTTTGCTAAGAAAGAAAATAGCACTTTGCTCATAGTTGGTCACGTTACTAAGGAGGGTACATTGGCAGGTCCCAAGGTATTAGAACATTTAGTGGATACAGTGCTTTATTTTGAAGGGGATAGGTTTGCTAGCTATCGGTTACTGCGAGCGGTGAAAAATCGGTTTGGTGCTACCCAAGAAGTGGGCATTTTGGAGATGCTTGACCAGGGTCTGGCAGAGGTGAGTAATCCCTCAGCTTTGTTTTTGGGTAACCGAGAACAGCCTGCTCCTGGGACAGCCACGATCGTGTCCTGCGAAGGTAGCCGCCCCCTGGTAGTAGAGCTGCAGGCATTGGTTAGTCCCACTAGCTATGCTTCTCCCCGCCGTACTGCCACGGGCATTGAAACTAATCGCTTTCTACAGATTTTGGCAGTTTTAGAAAAGCGCCTGGGTATTCCCCTCTCTAAGTTAGATGCCTACGTTGCCTCGGCCGGAGGTTTGTCTGTCAGTGAACCCGCTGTCGACTTGGGGGTAGCCATTGCTGTTGCTGCCAGTTTCAAAGACCGCATTGTTGACCCTGCCACTGTATTTATTGGCGAAGTGGGGTTAGGGGGACAAATTCGGGCTGTCTCCCAGTTAGAGGCTCGTCTGCGGGAGGCTGCTAAATTAGGGTTTCAGCGGGCAGTCATCCCTAAAACTAACCTGGGACTGGATTACGGTCTAAAGATTGTACCAGTCGCCAGTGTGAAGGAGGCGATCTTGGCGATGCCAACTAGTTGA
- a CDS encoding DUF5340 domain-containing protein, with product MEKPAVRTAIPLPSPIHYELLLQLLERKTLSALPSKDIAAREQIQNIIIMLRKALSLQKQFEANCAQERIPTTHRWSLNECSTSWHRQDRLLHTGDWYNL from the coding sequence ATGGAAAAACCAGCTGTCAGAACCGCTATACCTTTACCATCCCCCATTCACTATGAACTACTACTGCAACTGCTAGAAAGAAAGACTCTCTCTGCTCTTCCCTCCAAAGATATAGCCGCACGGGAACAGATCCAAAACATTATCATCATGTTGCGCAAAGCTCTTTCCTTGCAGAAGCAATTTGAGGCGAACTGTGCCCAGGAGAGAATCCCCACTACCCACCGCTGGTCTTTGAACGAATGTTCAACTAGTTGGCATCGCCAAGATCGCCTCCTTCACACTGGCGACTGGTACAATCTTTAG
- a CDS encoding 4-hydroxybenzoate solanesyltransferase, which yields MTTLPLSLRIIYLLRWHKPAGRLILMLPALWSLVVACYQQQILPPLDLTVVIVAGSLATSAMGCVINDLWDRDIDREVERTKNRPLASKSLSITVGLVVLAVAAVCALVLATYLQPLSFALCLLAVPVIVIYPLCKRFFAVPQLVLSLAWGFAVLIPWTAVTGGLDGNCWLLWAATLAWTMGFDTVYALSDREDDRRLGINSSALFFGEHTPEAVGGFYLVTAVCLAALGVNMHLSAPYFYGVGLATIGWLTHWWRLRRESEPSLYPALFNQNVSIGFVVLGGMVLATLT from the coding sequence ATGACAACTTTGCCTCTGAGCTTACGAATTATTTATCTTTTGCGCTGGCACAAGCCTGCTGGTAGATTGATCCTCATGCTTCCTGCTCTGTGGTCTCTAGTTGTAGCCTGTTACCAACAGCAAATTCTGCCCCCCTTAGATTTGACTGTGGTGATTGTGGCGGGGAGCTTAGCCACTAGTGCTATGGGCTGTGTGATTAATGACCTATGGGACCGTGACATCGATCGGGAGGTAGAACGCACAAAAAATCGGCCCCTAGCTAGCAAATCTCTCTCTATTACTGTCGGGCTGGTGGTGCTGGCGGTAGCGGCTGTTTGTGCCTTGGTGTTAGCAACCTATCTCCAGCCCCTTAGTTTTGCCCTGTGTCTGTTGGCTGTACCTGTGATTGTGATCTATCCTCTGTGCAAGCGCTTCTTTGCTGTGCCCCAGTTGGTTCTATCCCTGGCTTGGGGCTTTGCTGTGTTGATCCCCTGGACAGCTGTCACTGGGGGTTTGGATGGCAATTGTTGGTTACTGTGGGCAGCAACCCTAGCTTGGACAATGGGATTTGATACAGTCTATGCTCTCAGCGATCGGGAAGACGACCGCCGCTTGGGCATCAATTCCAGTGCTTTGTTTTTTGGGGAGCACACCCCTGAGGCAGTGGGTGGGTTCTACCTAGTCACTGCTGTGTGCCTGGCTGCCTTGGGCGTGAATATGCACCTGTCGGCTCCCTACTTCTACGGCGTGGGACTGGCAACGATTGGCTGGCTCACTCACTGGTGGCGACTCAGGCGGGAGAGCGAGCCTTCTCTCTACCCTGCACTATTTAATCAAAATGTAAGTATTGGCTTTGTTGTACTTGGGGGGATGGTTCTAGCTACCCTTACCTAG
- a CDS encoding Calvin cycle protein CP12 — protein sequence MSDIHDRIQEELENARKVCETSGIGSKECAAAYDALEEVQAEAAHQREQPGKTSLERYCDENPDAVECRVYEE from the coding sequence ATGAGCGATATTCACGACAGGATACAGGAAGAACTAGAGAACGCCCGCAAAGTATGCGAGACCAGTGGGATTGGTTCTAAGGAGTGTGCTGCTGCCTATGATGCCCTTGAGGAAGTACAGGCAGAAGCTGCCCACCAACGGGAGCAACCGGGAAAGACTTCCTTAGAACGGTACTGCGATGAAAATCCCGATGCCGTAGAATGCCGTGTTTATGAGGAGTAG
- the clpS gene encoding ATP-dependent Clp protease adapter ClpS, which produces MPTETIERVQPAPRTTSKHYPHYKVIVLNDDFNTFEHVAKTLMKYIPGMTESRAWELTNQVHYEGLAVVWVGPQEQAELYHAQLKRADLTMAPLEPA; this is translated from the coding sequence ATGCCTACAGAAACGATCGAGCGAGTACAGCCAGCCCCCCGCACAACTTCTAAGCATTACCCCCACTACAAGGTAATTGTTCTCAATGATGACTTTAATACCTTTGAGCACGTCGCTAAAACCCTAATGAAATACATCCCTGGTATGACAGAGAGCCGTGCTTGGGAACTAACTAATCAAGTACATTACGAAGGCTTAGCCGTCGTGTGGGTGGGACCCCAGGAGCAAGCCGAGTTATATCACGCCCAATTAAAGCGGGCAGATTTGACTATGGCACCCCTGGAGCCAGCTTAA
- a CDS encoding shikimate kinase: MLLRGVNLFLVGMMGSGKSTVGKLLAPQLRYRFVDTDSLIEAYAQKSISAIFQSQGEAYFRELESQVLQEVCAHSRLVVATGGGIVMSDRNWSYLHHGVVVWLDVPVEELWQRLSHSAVPRPLLHTPDPQATLQTIWQQRRHRYAQADVHVTATGDPKTVAQAVIRAVIDRITPANQYRGDNTSRQNGCH, encoded by the coding sequence GTGCTACTGCGGGGGGTCAATCTGTTTTTAGTGGGGATGATGGGGTCAGGGAAGTCCACGGTGGGGAAACTGTTAGCGCCACAACTCCGCTACCGCTTTGTCGATACAGACAGTTTGATTGAAGCCTATGCTCAGAAGAGTATTTCTGCTATTTTTCAATCCCAGGGCGAAGCCTATTTCCGCGAATTGGAGAGTCAAGTCCTACAGGAAGTGTGTGCCCATTCCCGCCTAGTGGTGGCAACGGGGGGAGGCATAGTTATGTCCGATCGCAACTGGTCTTATCTGCATCACGGTGTGGTGGTTTGGCTGGATGTCCCTGTAGAAGAACTCTGGCAACGTCTGTCCCATTCTGCTGTCCCCCGACCACTGCTGCACACCCCTGACCCCCAGGCTACTTTGCAAACTATTTGGCAGCAACGCCGCCACCGCTACGCCCAAGCTGATGTCCATGTCACCGCCACAGGTGACCCTAAAACCGTTGCCCAGGCAGTAATTAGGGCTGTGATCGATCGGATAACGCCCGCCAACCAATATCGCGGCGATAATACATCCCGTCAAAATGGATGCCACTGA
- the purD gene encoding phosphoribosylamine--glycine ligase produces MKILVVGNGGREHALAWKFLRSERVKQVICIPGNGGTATLEGCINVPLLLDDFAGMRRLAEVQGVALTVVGPEVPLAQGIVDYFQEANLPIFGPSRLAAQIEASKSWAKDLMQAANVPTAPYQVCSDRETALAYLRECSFPTVIKADGLAAGKGVTIVRDIDSGIAAIQRLFEQRPQEPVVIEEFLAGEEVSVIGVTDGEVIRPLVAAQDHKRLGEGDSGPNTGGMGAYAPAPVLTAPLLERVQKTILAPTLSQLRARGITYRGFLYAGLMITPGGDPYVIEFNCRLGDPEAQVILPLLETPLESLLLACQEGRLGQFPPLQWQAGYCATVVLASEGYPDNPITDRLITGLENVPGDVWVFHAGTKRKDGQFYTSGGRVLNVTAVGEDLPAALTKVYRGISGIHFDGMYYRRDIGWRALSDRSQP; encoded by the coding sequence TTGAAAATTCTGGTCGTTGGCAATGGCGGCAGGGAGCATGCGTTAGCCTGGAAATTTCTCCGTTCCGAGCGGGTCAAGCAGGTAATATGTATTCCTGGCAACGGGGGGACAGCTACGCTGGAAGGATGCATCAATGTTCCCCTGCTGCTGGATGATTTCGCCGGTATGCGCCGTCTGGCTGAGGTACAGGGGGTGGCTCTAACAGTAGTGGGACCAGAAGTACCCCTAGCGCAGGGAATTGTTGACTACTTTCAGGAAGCAAATCTACCGATTTTTGGACCGAGTCGCCTGGCTGCTCAAATTGAAGCTAGTAAATCCTGGGCAAAGGACTTAATGCAAGCAGCTAATGTACCCACTGCCCCCTACCAAGTCTGCTCCGATCGGGAAACTGCTCTAGCTTATCTACGGGAATGCTCCTTTCCCACGGTGATCAAGGCGGATGGGTTAGCAGCGGGCAAAGGGGTAACGATCGTGCGGGACATAGATAGCGGCATAGCTGCAATTCAGCGCCTATTTGAGCAACGCCCCCAGGAACCAGTGGTAATCGAGGAATTCCTTGCTGGAGAAGAGGTTTCAGTGATTGGGGTAACAGATGGAGAGGTAATACGCCCCCTGGTGGCAGCCCAAGACCACAAGCGTCTAGGGGAAGGAGACAGCGGACCAAACACAGGGGGAATGGGAGCTTACGCGCCTGCGCCGGTTCTGACTGCCCCTCTACTAGAACGGGTGCAGAAGACAATCCTAGCCCCAACTCTAAGCCAACTGCGCGCTAGGGGAATTACCTATAGGGGTTTTTTGTATGCTGGTTTGATGATTACTCCTGGAGGCGACCCTTACGTGATCGAGTTCAACTGCCGTTTGGGCGACCCGGAAGCCCAGGTAATTCTACCTTTATTGGAAACACCCTTGGAATCTCTCCTACTAGCCTGCCAGGAAGGACGGTTAGGACAATTTCCGCCCCTGCAATGGCAAGCGGGTTACTGCGCCACAGTAGTTTTAGCTAGTGAAGGTTATCCCGACAATCCCATCACCGATCGTTTGATTACAGGGTTAGAGAATGTCCCGGGGGATGTTTGGGTATTTCACGCGGGCACAAAGCGCAAGGATGGTCAGTTCTACACCAGCGGGGGCAGGGTGTTAAATGTCACAGCGGTAGGGGAGGATTTGCCAGCAGCCTTAACTAAAGTCTACCGAGGGATCAGTGGCATCCATTTTGACGGGATGTATTATCGCCGCGATATTGGTTGGCGGGCGTTATCCGATCGATCACAGCCCTAA
- the fmt gene encoding methionyl-tRNA formyltransferase, with the protein MRLVFFGTPDFAVPSLQYLIDRANYEVVGVVTQPDTRRGRGNEVSPSPVKEVARRYGLPVWQPQKLRHDRELWATLNQLEPDFFVVVAYGQILPQAVLDIPRSGCINVHGSLLPKYRGAAPIQWALVRGETRTGVTTMLMDAGIDTGAMLLRAEIPILPEDNYATLSHKLAHLGAELLGQTLDQFHQITPVPQDDSLASYAPLISKSDLELHWDRPGEELWGKIRGFYPDCFTNWRGQKLKILAASLHHAHYEGAPGTIVDTVKSIGFVIQTGTIPLLIQQVQPPGKRVQTGWEFYAGALQGRIGMGLS; encoded by the coding sequence ATGCGTCTTGTCTTTTTCGGTACGCCCGATTTTGCCGTACCTTCGCTGCAATACTTAATCGATCGGGCAAACTATGAGGTGGTGGGAGTGGTTACACAACCTGATACGCGGCGGGGGCGGGGCAATGAGGTTAGTCCCTCTCCCGTGAAGGAGGTGGCTCGGCGCTATGGATTGCCGGTGTGGCAACCCCAGAAATTGCGTCACGATCGGGAGCTATGGGCAACCCTAAACCAACTGGAACCAGACTTCTTTGTTGTGGTTGCCTATGGTCAGATTCTGCCCCAGGCAGTGCTGGACATACCCCGATCGGGTTGTATCAATGTCCATGGCTCCCTGTTGCCCAAGTATCGGGGGGCAGCTCCCATTCAGTGGGCGTTAGTGCGGGGAGAAACCAGGACAGGGGTAACCACAATGCTGATGGATGCAGGGATTGACACAGGGGCTATGCTCTTAAGGGCTGAAATCCCCATACTGCCAGAGGATAATTACGCTACCCTCTCCCACAAATTAGCCCACCTGGGGGCAGAGTTACTGGGACAGACCCTCGACCAGTTCCACCAGATTACCCCCGTTCCCCAGGATGATAGCCTTGCCTCCTACGCGCCCCTCATCAGCAAAAGTGACTTAGAACTGCACTGGGATAGACCAGGGGAAGAACTGTGGGGTAAAATTCGCGGCTTTTATCCTGACTGTTTTACCAACTGGCGTGGGCAAAAATTGAAAATATTGGCAGCTTCCCTGCACCATGCCCACTATGAGGGCGCACCAGGCACGATCGTAGACACTGTTAAATCCATCGGCTTTGTCATCCAGACTGGGACAATCCCCCTTTTAATTCAACAGGTGCAACCCCCAGGGAAAAGGGTGCAAACGGGGTGGGAGTTTTATGCAGGTGCGCTCCAGGGAAGGATTGGCATGGGTCTATCCTAG
- a CDS encoding deoxyhypusine synthase — MQKSDLLRETVQHIDIKQFDVVGLVEAMSRTAFQARNLGKAAHIYDEMLRDQDCAIILCLAGSLFSAGLKKVVYDMITHNMVDIIVSTGANIVDQDFFEALGSKHYVGDIFADDEVLRQLHIDRIYDTYIDEDELRVCDMTIAEIAATLPPRPHSSREFIHAMGAYLDQHARNRESVVLAAYHHDVPIFVPAFSDCSAGFGLVHHQWYSPESHLTIDSVRDFRELTQCKLASPHTGLFMIGGGVPKNFAQDTVVAAELLGFDTAMHKYAIQITVADERDGGLSGSTLREAHSWGKVDIVREQMVFSEATLAMPLVVGYAYGKRNWVNRPARRLAQIFRSSIPSLHLTTA, encoded by the coding sequence ATGCAAAAATCTGATCTGCTGCGGGAGACCGTACAACACATTGACATCAAACAGTTCGATGTTGTCGGTCTAGTGGAAGCCATGTCTCGCACTGCCTTTCAAGCGCGCAATCTCGGTAAGGCTGCCCATATCTACGACGAGATGCTGCGCGACCAGGACTGTGCCATCATTTTGTGCCTTGCGGGGTCGCTTTTTAGCGCAGGGTTGAAGAAGGTCGTGTATGACATGATCACCCACAACATGGTGGACATTATTGTCTCCACGGGGGCAAACATTGTCGACCAGGACTTCTTTGAAGCCCTTGGCTCTAAACACTATGTGGGGGATATTTTCGCCGATGATGAGGTGTTGCGTCAACTCCATATCGATCGTATTTATGACACCTATATCGATGAGGATGAACTGCGGGTCTGCGATATGACGATCGCGGAAATTGCTGCTACCCTGCCCCCCCGTCCCCACTCGTCGCGGGAATTCATCCATGCCATGGGTGCTTACCTCGATCAACACGCCCGTAACCGTGAATCCGTGGTTTTGGCTGCCTATCACCACGATGTGCCCATCTTTGTCCCTGCCTTTAGCGATTGCTCCGCTGGGTTTGGGCTGGTGCATCATCAGTGGTATAGCCCTGAGTCCCACCTAACGATCGATTCCGTACGGGATTTCCGCGAGCTGACCCAGTGTAAGTTGGCTTCTCCCCATACGGGGCTGTTTATGATTGGCGGCGGTGTGCCCAAGAATTTTGCCCAAGATACGGTGGTGGCAGCGGAACTTCTAGGCTTTGACACCGCTATGCACAAGTACGCTATCCAAATTACAGTGGCGGATGAACGGGATGGGGGGCTATCAGGTTCCACACTGCGGGAAGCCCATTCCTGGGGCAAGGTGGATATTGTGAGGGAGCAAATGGTTTTCTCCGAAGCGACTCTAGCAATGCCTTTGGTAGTAGGGTATGCCTACGGCAAACGCAACTGGGTAAATCGTCCTGCCCGTCGTCTGGCGCAAATTTTCCGCTCTTCTATTCCCTCACTGCACCTGACTACGGCATAA
- the argC gene encoding N-acetyl-gamma-glutamyl-phosphate reductase, whose amino-acid sequence MVRVGIIGASGYGGVQLVRLLLEHPEVEITYLGGSASAGQSFADIYPHLGWSLPIEDLPAPQIADRCDVVFLSLPNGLACQLAPQLLECGCKVLDLSADYRFRDLSIYTQWYQGTRSDQELAQEAVYGLPELYRGEIAKARLVGCPGCYPTASLLALLPLLSQGLIDLASIIIDAKSGTSGAGRQAKTHLLLAEAQGSLAAYGVTNHRHTPEIEQICSAVAGQAVRVQFTPHLIPMVRGILATVYAQLRDPGLVKDDLLTIYKSFYRHAPWVRVINGYPQTKWAAGTNWCFLGMEVDQRTGRVIVLSAIDNLMKGQAGQGVQCFNLMLGFAETLGLPQHAFYP is encoded by the coding sequence ATGGTGAGAGTCGGGATTATCGGGGCTTCAGGGTATGGGGGTGTACAACTCGTGCGCCTGCTCCTGGAGCATCCAGAGGTGGAAATTACCTACCTAGGGGGTAGTGCCAGTGCGGGGCAGTCTTTTGCCGATATCTATCCCCACCTGGGCTGGTCTTTACCGATCGAAGATTTGCCTGCACCCCAGATAGCCGATCGGTGTGATGTGGTGTTTCTCTCTTTGCCCAATGGTTTGGCTTGTCAGCTAGCCCCCCAGTTGTTAGAGTGTGGTTGCAAAGTGCTAGACCTGTCGGCGGACTATCGCTTTCGTGACCTCAGTATCTATACCCAGTGGTATCAGGGGACAAGGTCAGACCAGGAGTTAGCCCAGGAGGCAGTCTATGGGCTACCTGAACTCTACCGCGGGGAAATTGCCAAGGCCAGGTTAGTAGGTTGTCCTGGCTGCTATCCCACGGCTAGTCTCCTTGCTCTTTTGCCCCTCCTCAGTCAAGGGTTGATTGACCTGGCATCGATCATAATCGACGCGAAATCGGGGACATCGGGGGCGGGTAGGCAGGCAAAAACCCATCTATTACTGGCGGAAGCACAGGGTTCCTTGGCAGCCTACGGGGTGACAAATCATCGCCATACGCCAGAGATTGAACAGATTTGCAGTGCTGTGGCGGGGCAGGCAGTTAGGGTGCAGTTCACTCCCCATTTGATCCCGATGGTACGGGGTATTTTGGCGACGGTGTATGCCCAACTGCGGGACCCAGGTTTGGTCAAGGACGACCTGCTGACTATCTACAAGTCCTTTTACCGCCATGCTCCCTGGGTGCGAGTGATCAACGGCTATCCCCAGACCAAATGGGCAGCGGGAACTAACTGGTGTTTCCTGGGCATGGAGGTTGATCAGCGCACGGGGAGAGTGATTGTGCTCTCAGCAATTGACAACCTGATGAAGGGTCAAGCGGGGCAAGGGGTGCAGTGCTTCAACTTGATGCTGGGCTTTGCCGAGACTTTGGGGTTGCCCCAACACGCTTTTTATCCCTAG
- a CDS encoding HEAT repeat domain-containing protein produces the protein MTEDLAEVHARNDALLARVTEEITLDTFDRGNLEVLQQLVAGLGDSRGVVRLAFAETLGQIGEVATPLLVEALLHHEDVVLRRAAAKTLTLIADPKAVPALLQAFLHDTDTVVRGSAAGALARTGVAAAPGLLEILAHPDYSQDIKGHAAWALAFMGAEAADYLFQALHADNLDVRCAVIGAIAQVAKENLDPQACQVLLEALRDKEELIRVEACAALGQLSYPPAFPHLLAALQDEALEVRKTAITSLGKLGNPTAIPHLEPFLQDELPLLRTLAKLAIEQIQNYEALE, from the coding sequence ATGACAGAAGACCTAGCCGAAGTTCACGCCCGCAATGACGCTCTGCTGGCGCGGGTCACTGAGGAAATCACCCTGGACACCTTCGATCGTGGCAACCTGGAGGTACTGCAACAGTTGGTAGCAGGTTTGGGGGATTCCCGGGGAGTAGTGCGGTTAGCCTTTGCCGAGACCCTGGGGCAAATTGGCGAAGTTGCTACACCTTTGTTGGTAGAAGCTCTCCTCCACCACGAGGATGTAGTGCTACGACGGGCAGCGGCAAAAACCCTTACCCTCATTGCTGACCCCAAGGCTGTTCCTGCTCTGCTGCAGGCTTTCCTCCATGACACCGATACGGTAGTACGCGGTTCAGCGGCGGGAGCACTAGCACGCACAGGCGTAGCAGCCGCCCCAGGGTTACTGGAAATTCTTGCCCATCCTGACTATTCCCAGGACATCAAGGGGCACGCCGCTTGGGCATTGGCGTTTATGGGGGCAGAGGCGGCGGACTATCTCTTTCAAGCCCTCCATGCCGATAACCTAGACGTACGTTGTGCCGTGATCGGCGCGATCGCCCAAGTTGCCAAGGAAAACCTTGACCCTCAAGCTTGCCAGGTGTTGCTAGAAGCATTGCGGGACAAAGAGGAACTGATCCGCGTGGAAGCCTGTGCTGCCCTAGGACAATTAAGTTACCCCCCTGCTTTTCCCCATCTCCTCGCAGCTCTCCAGGATGAAGCCCTAGAAGTGCGCAAAACGGCAATCACCTCCCTGGGCAAACTGGGCAATCCCACTGCCATTCCCCATCTGGAACCCTTTCTCCAGGACGAGTTACCCCTGCTGCGTACCCTAGCAAAGTTAGCGATCGAGCAAATCCAGAACTATGAAGCGCTGGAGTAA